A region of Paenibacillus sp. JNUCC-31 DNA encodes the following proteins:
- a CDS encoding DUF5107 domain-containing protein, which produces MNHAIEGPKVRVWEEIRNIPTYGTGKPDQNPMFLEKRIYQGSSGRVYPLPVVDRIDDEVTDQPYRIIILENEYVRIEMMPELGGRIYRALDLTNDYDFVYYNRVIKPALVGLAGPWISGGIEFNWPQHHRPNTFGPVDCTFSSNDDGSATVWIGEIDRMYGTKMTAGFTLHPGKAYLAINAEVYNRTHEPQTFLWWANPAVAVNDHTQSVFPPDVTAVLDHGKRDVSRFPIATGTYYKMDYSEGVDISRYKNIPVPTSYMAYKSDYNFVGGYDHGVQAGLLHVANHHVSPGKKQWTWGNGAFGQAWDRQLTDEDGPYIELMTGVFTDNQPDFTWLQPYESKSFSQYFMPYKGVGMVKNATIDAAVNLERDKETGQVVVSVYATSVFADAAVELKGATAVYLSETCTLSPTQLFKTSLQWSGEEEWHQLIVTVRAADGRVLVSYQPEPAELNEVPEAAKPLPLPTEIRTNEQLYLAGLHIEQYRHATYEPESYYLEGLKRDPGDIRHNIAYGTLLLRRGSFQQAEVYFRQAVQSLSWKNANPYDSEAFYQLGLCLKLQGRHQEAYKALYKAVWSAQYQDSGYLLLAQIDTAENNDVEALELIERSLIRNTRNYRARHLKVALLRRTAREQQAMQYARETLELDPIDFGAAYELVLLYSGTSSLADHEKKAHAIVHFKKLMRGDVHNYMNVVADYAESGLWHEALGVLAYYESEEEQVYPMVYYAQAYLHRKAGGPEQALQCQHQGKVAKPNYCFPNSLFELLVLLDSLIADPFDARAHYYVGNWLYDKKRYTDAITHWETSREVDPTYPTVHRNLGLAYYNKLHRPDDALRSLEEAFQLNPADARVFYELDQLHKKRGSSCENRLALLEQHMDLVHFRDDLYIEWVTLLNMLGRHQEAWNALQGRHFHPWEGGEGKVTGQYVMALTELAKQHLAKKQPEQAIDLLKKSLIYPHHLGEGKLEGAGDNPVYFYLGCAYELMNNTEAAKENFLRASIGLDEPTSAMFYNDQPPEWIYYQGLAWERMGKSREAKRRFNKLIDYAERHMHDHIRMDYFAVSLPDFLVFEDNLDQRNEEHCRYMRALGLLGLGRKDEAWLELGRVLEMNPNHQGAYVHR; this is translated from the coding sequence TTGAATCACGCTATAGAAGGGCCAAAAGTTAGAGTATGGGAAGAAATTAGAAATATCCCGACCTATGGTACAGGCAAACCGGATCAAAATCCGATGTTTCTTGAAAAGCGAATCTACCAGGGGAGCTCCGGGAGGGTGTATCCGCTTCCGGTCGTTGATCGTATTGATGATGAAGTTACGGATCAACCGTACCGAATCATTATTCTTGAAAATGAGTATGTGCGCATAGAGATGATGCCGGAACTGGGTGGTCGCATTTATCGTGCGCTTGATCTTACGAACGATTACGATTTTGTATATTACAATCGGGTGATCAAACCTGCTCTTGTAGGTCTTGCTGGACCCTGGATCTCGGGAGGCATTGAATTCAATTGGCCCCAGCACCATCGGCCCAATACATTCGGTCCGGTAGATTGTACATTTTCTAGCAATGATGATGGAAGCGCTACCGTATGGATTGGTGAAATAGATCGCATGTATGGGACAAAGATGACAGCCGGTTTTACATTGCATCCTGGGAAAGCATATCTAGCGATTAATGCCGAAGTATATAACCGTACCCATGAACCTCAAACCTTTCTGTGGTGGGCAAATCCGGCTGTTGCCGTAAATGATCATACGCAATCGGTGTTTCCACCGGATGTAACGGCTGTGCTGGATCACGGGAAACGGGATGTGTCCCGCTTCCCCATTGCGACAGGGACGTATTACAAGATGGATTATTCTGAAGGTGTCGATATCTCACGTTACAAAAATATACCGGTTCCAACATCGTACATGGCTTACAAATCGGATTACAATTTTGTGGGCGGTTATGATCATGGTGTTCAGGCAGGATTGTTGCATGTAGCCAACCATCATGTATCTCCAGGCAAAAAGCAATGGACATGGGGAAATGGTGCATTTGGGCAGGCATGGGATCGTCAGCTCACAGATGAGGATGGACCGTACATTGAATTGATGACAGGTGTATTTACGGATAACCAGCCTGATTTTACTTGGCTGCAACCTTATGAGAGCAAGTCATTTTCGCAGTATTTTATGCCCTACAAAGGGGTTGGTATGGTTAAAAATGCCACGATTGATGCGGCTGTAAACCTGGAGCGCGATAAGGAAACAGGCCAAGTCGTTGTAAGTGTATATGCAACTTCAGTGTTTGCCGATGCGGCAGTTGAACTGAAAGGGGCAACTGCCGTGTATCTAAGCGAAACTTGTACCCTTTCACCAACCCAATTATTTAAGACTTCATTGCAATGGAGTGGTGAGGAGGAATGGCATCAGTTGATTGTAACTGTTCGTGCCGCGGATGGAAGAGTGCTCGTTTCCTATCAGCCGGAGCCAGCTGAATTGAACGAAGTGCCGGAAGCCGCCAAACCACTCCCTCTGCCTACCGAGATTCGGACCAACGAACAACTTTACTTGGCAGGGCTTCATATTGAGCAATACCGTCATGCCACCTATGAACCAGAGTCTTATTATCTGGAAGGGTTGAAGCGTGATCCGGGTGATATCCGTCATAATATTGCATACGGCACATTGTTGCTGCGAAGAGGCTCGTTTCAGCAGGCAGAGGTTTATTTTCGCCAAGCTGTGCAATCGCTCTCATGGAAAAATGCAAATCCCTATGACAGTGAAGCCTTCTATCAGCTCGGTCTTTGTTTAAAGCTGCAAGGTAGACATCAAGAAGCGTACAAAGCACTTTATAAAGCAGTCTGGTCTGCACAGTATCAGGATAGCGGATATTTACTGCTTGCACAGATCGATACAGCGGAAAATAACGACGTCGAAGCGCTGGAACTCATCGAACGTTCGCTGATCCGTAATACCAGAAACTATAGGGCACGTCATCTGAAGGTGGCTTTGCTGCGCAGGACGGCCCGAGAGCAACAGGCGATGCAGTACGCTCGCGAGACTCTGGAGCTGGACCCGATTGATTTTGGAGCTGCTTATGAGTTGGTTCTGTTATACAGTGGAACATCTTCACTGGCAGATCACGAAAAGAAAGCCCATGCGATTGTTCATTTCAAAAAGCTCATGCGTGGGGACGTCCATAATTATATGAATGTGGTTGCAGATTACGCTGAGAGCGGATTGTGGCATGAAGCGCTAGGAGTACTTGCTTACTATGAATCCGAAGAAGAGCAGGTGTACCCGATGGTGTATTACGCTCAGGCGTATCTGCACCGTAAGGCAGGTGGCCCCGAACAAGCGTTGCAATGTCAACATCAAGGGAAAGTCGCCAAGCCAAATTATTGTTTTCCGAATAGTCTGTTTGAACTGCTTGTGCTGCTGGATTCGCTCATTGCAGATCCGTTCGATGCTCGCGCTCATTATTATGTGGGAAATTGGCTATATGATAAAAAACGTTATACGGATGCCATTACCCACTGGGAAACCTCACGTGAGGTTGATCCTACATATCCCACAGTACATCGGAATCTGGGACTCGCGTATTATAACAAGCTTCATCGTCCTGATGATGCACTGAGATCCCTAGAGGAAGCTTTTCAACTGAATCCTGCGGACGCTCGGGTCTTCTACGAGTTGGATCAACTGCACAAGAAGAGGGGCAGCTCCTGTGAAAACCGACTCGCATTATTGGAACAACACATGGACCTCGTTCATTTCCGTGATGATTTGTACATCGAGTGGGTTACATTGCTGAACATGCTAGGAAGACATCAGGAGGCATGGAATGCACTTCAAGGTAGACATTTTCATCCCTGGGAAGGCGGGGAAGGCAAGGTCACCGGACAATATGTTATGGCCCTTACTGAACTGGCGAAGCAACATCTGGCGAAAAAACAACCCGAACAAGCCATAGATTTGCTGAAAAAATCGTTGATTTATCCGCACCATTTGGGTGAAGGGAAATTGGAAGGTGCGGGTGACAATCCGGTGTACTTCTATCTTGGTTGTGCCTACGAACTAATGAACAATACCGAGGCAGCAAAAGAGAATTTTCTAAGAGCTTCCATCGGGCTGGACGAACCAACAAGTGCCATGTTCTATAACGACCAGCCGCCTGAATGGATCTACTATCAGGGCCTGGCCTGGGAACGAATGGGGAAATCAAGGGAAGCAAAGCGTCGATTTAACAAGCTGATTGATTATGCGGAGAGACATATGCACGACCACATCAGAATGGATTATTTCGCCGTCTCCCTGCCTGACTTTCTGGTCTTTGAGGATAATCTAGATCAACGAAACGAGGAGCATTGTCGATACATGCGAGCCCTGGGACTGCTCGGCCTTGGACGTAAAGACGAAGCGTGGCTTGAATTGGGACGAGTGCTGGAGATGAATCCGAATCACCAAGGAGCATATGTGCACAGATAA
- a CDS encoding beta-galactosidase, with the protein MNKNIAASHIQFTLDVEDKEIRAGRMTGNGGRNPQGESYDFTNYYMTHNGKPHIPVVGEFHFSRFAYLQWEEELLKMKAGGVSIVASYIFWNFHEEEEGHFDWSGNLNLRHFVDLCGKHQMPLIVRIGPFCHGEVRNGGMPDWLFSYPFEVRSNDEGYLFYAKRLYGEIARQLKGCYFQEGGPIIAVQLENEYMHAGAPLDVWGYKNGKYITSGRDGQKHLTELRRIAEGAGIRPMFFTVTAWGGAAVPEEGTLPMLAGYAYTPWIPNQPPSSEYLFRDLHRNPVEAIDYDSQAYPAAYCELAGGMQVSYHARPVVDADSVEAMTIVKLANGSNMVGYYMYHGGSNPIGKKSYLNEQALPKITYDYQAPLGEFGRIGESYDRIRTLSMFLEAYGEILAPMGSVVPEMQHSLKPENTFDMRWSVRQQSGSGFLFINNYQDHVNMPDREVRLELTTAKGMAAFPKHGTMQLRSGSAAILPFHLKLDRLEIISATVQPLTRFKANQELTAVFYAHEGITPEYVIAKRSVADLIMEAGTVFEVDNEYVIQPMAGKEHDLRVITSEGTVIRIITLTRQEALNSYRFNLGGEERLIISSSHLYMKNDQLICTSSGQPEMELSLFPVPDTMNVSNSEYTVISHSKQGIFGIYTLQVPAYAPAVEISYPKEHAAILDIEAQWPEQVEDVFVEIDYEGDVAEAHIHHQLLTDHIQYGHSWKIGLKASRHLLYDHALRLSITPLRKGTIERYVNQAYVERFEGVEIGTFNKIKLVPHYRVGIMM; encoded by the coding sequence ATGAATAAAAATATAGCAGCCAGCCATATTCAATTCACGTTGGATGTGGAAGACAAAGAAATTCGTGCGGGACGCATGACCGGAAATGGTGGCAGAAACCCGCAAGGAGAATCCTACGATTTCACTAACTATTATATGACACACAACGGCAAACCCCATATACCGGTTGTTGGGGAATTTCACTTCTCCAGATTTGCCTATCTGCAATGGGAGGAAGAATTGCTGAAGATGAAGGCAGGCGGTGTGAGCATCGTGGCTTCCTATATTTTTTGGAATTTTCATGAGGAAGAGGAGGGGCATTTCGATTGGTCGGGAAACCTGAATTTGCGGCATTTTGTGGACTTGTGTGGCAAACATCAAATGCCACTGATTGTACGAATTGGACCTTTCTGTCATGGAGAAGTCCGCAATGGCGGCATGCCGGATTGGTTATTCAGCTATCCATTTGAAGTAAGATCCAACGATGAAGGGTATCTTTTTTATGCAAAAAGGCTGTATGGGGAAATTGCACGTCAACTCAAGGGTTGCTATTTTCAGGAAGGCGGACCAATCATAGCGGTTCAGCTGGAAAATGAGTATATGCATGCGGGAGCACCACTGGATGTGTGGGGATACAAGAACGGAAAATACATTACTTCTGGAAGGGATGGGCAGAAACATCTGACAGAACTTCGCCGGATCGCCGAGGGGGCGGGTATACGACCGATGTTTTTCACGGTCACTGCCTGGGGGGGGGCAGCCGTTCCCGAAGAAGGCACCCTGCCCATGCTGGCTGGGTACGCCTACACCCCATGGATCCCCAATCAGCCTCCAAGCAGCGAGTATTTATTTCGTGACCTGCATAGGAACCCTGTTGAAGCAATTGACTATGACAGTCAGGCGTATCCCGCTGCCTATTGTGAACTTGCTGGAGGCATGCAGGTCAGTTATCACGCTCGTCCTGTTGTGGACGCAGACAGCGTAGAAGCAATGACCATCGTAAAGCTGGCGAATGGCAGCAACATGGTGGGCTATTACATGTATCACGGAGGCTCCAACCCGATTGGCAAGAAGTCTTATCTTAATGAGCAGGCATTGCCCAAAATTACATATGACTATCAGGCTCCACTTGGAGAGTTTGGACGTATAGGTGAGTCGTATGATCGCATTCGTACGCTGTCCATGTTCCTGGAAGCCTACGGAGAGATACTCGCACCCATGGGCAGCGTTGTCCCGGAGATGCAGCATTCCCTCAAGCCGGAAAATACATTTGATATGCGCTGGTCTGTTCGTCAACAGTCGGGTTCAGGGTTTTTGTTCATTAACAATTATCAGGATCATGTGAACATGCCGGATCGGGAAGTCCGCCTGGAACTGACGACAGCAAAAGGAATGGCTGCTTTTCCGAAACACGGAACGATGCAGTTGAGGTCCGGCAGCGCTGCGATTTTACCTTTTCATCTGAAACTGGATAGATTGGAGATTATTAGTGCCACTGTACAGCCCTTGACCCGATTCAAAGCGAATCAGGAGCTAACGGCCGTCTTTTATGCTCATGAAGGAATAACCCCGGAGTATGTCATAGCCAAACGATCTGTTGCTGATCTGATCATGGAAGCAGGTACAGTCTTTGAGGTGGATAATGAATATGTTATACAACCCATGGCAGGAAAAGAACATGATTTGCGAGTCATAACGTCGGAAGGGACGGTCATCCGAATCATAACGTTGACCCGTCAGGAGGCGTTAAATTCCTATCGATTTAATCTAGGAGGGGAAGAAAGACTCATCATTAGCAGCAGTCATCTGTATATGAAAAATGATCAACTGATATGCACGTCTTCCGGTCAACCAGAGATGGAACTATCTCTCTTTCCGGTACCGGATACGATGAACGTATCGAATTCTGAATATACGGTTATTTCACATTCGAAGCAGGGGATCTTTGGCATATACACACTCCAAGTTCCGGCGTACGCACCCGCAGTAGAGATTAGTTATCCCAAAGAACATGCTGCTATACTTGATATTGAAGCACAATGGCCTGAGCAAGTGGAAGATGTCTTCGTTGAGATTGATTATGAAGGCGACGTAGCAGAGGCACATATTCATCATCAATTACTGACGGATCACATTCAGTATGGACATAGCTGGAAGATCGGTTTGAAAGCGTCACGTCACCTCTTGTATGATCATGCACTGCGTCTGTCTATCACGCCTCTTCGGAAAGGAACGATAGAGCGCTATGTTAATCAGGCTTATGTTGAAAGATTTGAAGGTGTGGAGATTGGAACGTTTAATAAGATCAAGTTGGTACCGCATTATCGAGTAGGAATTATGATGTGA
- a CDS encoding glycoside hydrolase family 5 protein — protein MFMMLGSAAPKASAATGFYVSGNKLYDSTGRAFVMRGVNHGHSWFKNDLNTAIPAIAKTGANTVRIVLSNGTQYTQDDLNAVKNIINVVSQNKMIAVLEVHDATGKDDYNSLDAAVNYWISIKEALIGKEDRVIVNIANEWYGTWNGSAWADGYKKAIPKLRNAGIKNTLIVDAAGWGQYPQSIVDYGQSVFAADTQKNTVFSIHMYEYAGKDAATVKANMENVLNKGLALIIGEFGGYHTNGDVDEYAIMKYGQEKGVGWLAWSWYGNNSDLNYLDLATGPNGSLTSFGNTVVYDTYGIKNTSVRAGIY, from the coding sequence ATGTTTATGATGTTGGGAAGTGCTGCGCCCAAGGCGTCTGCTGCCACAGGATTTTATGTAAGCGGTAACAAACTGTATGATTCTACGGGTAGAGCTTTTGTCATGCGAGGCGTCAACCACGGTCATTCCTGGTTCAAAAACGATCTGAACACAGCAATACCAGCCATTGCAAAAACAGGTGCCAATACGGTACGCATTGTTCTCTCCAATGGGACGCAATATACCCAAGACGATTTGAACGCTGTTAAAAACATCATCAACGTGGTGAGTCAGAACAAAATGATTGCAGTGCTTGAAGTACATGATGCAACAGGCAAAGATGATTATAATTCGTTGGATGCAGCAGTGAACTACTGGATTAGTATCAAGGAAGCTCTGATTGGCAAGGAAGACCGCGTTATCGTAAATATTGCCAATGAATGGTACGGAACATGGAACGGCAGTGCCTGGGCTGATGGGTACAAAAAAGCAATTCCGAAACTGAGAAATGCCGGCATTAAAAATACATTGATTGTTGATGCAGCCGGTTGGGGCCAATATCCGCAATCCATTGTGGATTATGGACAAAGTGTATTTGCAGCAGATACACAGAAAAATACGGTTTTCTCCATTCACATGTATGAATATGCGGGTAAAGATGCCGCTACGGTCAAAGCCAACATGGAAAACGTGCTGAACAAAGGTTTGGCTCTAATCATCGGTGAGTTCGGTGGATACCACACCAATGGGGATGTCGATGAATATGCAATCATGAAATATGGTCAGGAAAAGGGAGTTGGCTGGCTCGCATGGTCCTGGTATGGTAACAACTCTGATTTGAATTATCTGGATTTGGCTACCGGTCCAAACGGAAGTTTAACGAGCTTTGGCAACACGGTAGTTTATGACACATATGGAATTAAAAATACTTCAGTAAGAGCAGGGATCTATTAA
- a CDS encoding bifunctional aldolase/short-chain dehydrogenase has protein sequence MVQSLWNSSQASEKTTGLEQLVYRSNLIGADRSVCNIFGGNTSTKTTVKDFRGRDIEVMYVKGSGSDLASMQAKHFTGLGLEDIRPLIERESMSDEEMVEYLGHCMIDSKHPRASIETLLHAFLPYKHVDHTHPDAIISLCCADNGKELAKEIYGDRFVWVPYVRPGFTLSKMIAESVFSNPNAELVLMEKHGLVTWGETSEECYAQTIKMINEAEAFIEARVDEGSLFGGEKHPALEAEVRRQIVSKVMPTIRGAVSDSKKMILSFDDQEDVLAFVGGADSPELSQVGAACPDHLVHTKVVPLFIDWTPDAEDIEGLKAKLVEGVAAYKEQYQQYFESNKNEGDVMFEAAPRVILIPGVGMINTGKSWALSQVSGALYHRAIAVMRGATSLGQFVSLSANESYNVEYWPLELYKLSLAPAETEFSRKVAFITGGAGGIGSETARRLVSEGAHVVLADLNLEGAQKVAQEINDQYGANRAYALKMDVTDEEAVQSAYAEVAVQYGGVDIIVNNAGLATSSPFDETSLKEWNLNMNVLGTGYFLVAREAFKLMKQQGIGGSMVFIGSKNSVYAGKSASAYSSAKALEAHLARCIAAEGGEYGIRVNTILPDAILQGSAIWNGSWRNERAAAYGIEPDQLEEYYRKRTTLLVNIYPRDIAEGIAFFASSKSEKTTGCMMTIDGGVPAAFTR, from the coding sequence ATGGTACAGAGTTTATGGAATTCATCACAGGCTTCGGAGAAAACAACTGGGCTGGAACAATTGGTCTACCGATCCAATCTGATTGGCGCAGACCGCAGTGTATGTAATATTTTCGGAGGCAATACGTCTACCAAAACGACAGTAAAAGATTTTCGTGGCCGTGATATAGAAGTGATGTACGTGAAAGGCAGCGGTTCTGACCTAGCTTCCATGCAAGCGAAGCACTTTACAGGGCTTGGACTTGAAGATATTCGTCCATTGATTGAGCGTGAGTCGATGTCGGATGAAGAGATGGTCGAATATCTGGGGCATTGTATGATCGATTCCAAGCATCCACGTGCTTCCATTGAGACATTGCTGCATGCATTCCTTCCATATAAACATGTGGACCATACCCATCCGGATGCCATTATCAGTCTGTGTTGTGCAGATAACGGAAAAGAACTGGCGAAAGAGATTTACGGAGACCGATTTGTATGGGTTCCTTATGTACGTCCAGGATTCACACTATCCAAGATGATTGCTGAAAGCGTATTCTCGAACCCTAATGCCGAACTGGTTCTGATGGAGAAGCACGGACTTGTGACTTGGGGAGAAACATCGGAAGAATGTTACGCACAGACGATCAAAATGATTAATGAAGCGGAAGCATTCATTGAAGCGCGTGTTGACGAAGGAAGCTTGTTTGGCGGAGAGAAACATCCTGCGCTTGAGGCAGAAGTTCGCCGTCAGATCGTATCCAAGGTGATGCCGACCATTCGGGGAGCGGTATCGGATAGCAAAAAAATGATTCTGTCCTTTGACGATCAGGAGGATGTGCTTGCTTTTGTGGGTGGAGCGGATTCACCAGAACTGTCCCAGGTCGGCGCGGCGTGCCCGGATCATTTGGTTCATACCAAAGTGGTACCTCTGTTCATCGATTGGACACCGGATGCGGAAGATATCGAAGGACTGAAAGCCAAACTGGTGGAAGGTGTAGCCGCCTATAAAGAGCAGTATCAACAATATTTTGAAAGCAACAAAAACGAAGGTGACGTCATGTTCGAAGCTGCACCTCGTGTCATTCTCATTCCTGGTGTGGGCATGATCAATACAGGCAAGAGCTGGGCACTGTCCCAGGTAAGCGGGGCATTGTATCATAGAGCCATTGCCGTAATGCGCGGTGCGACAAGTCTGGGCCAATTCGTATCTCTCAGTGCGAATGAGTCTTACAATGTGGAATACTGGCCGCTTGAGCTTTACAAATTATCGCTGGCTCCGGCAGAGACCGAGTTTTCCCGCAAAGTGGCGTTTATTACCGGGGGTGCCGGTGGAATTGGAAGTGAAACGGCACGTCGACTGGTATCTGAAGGTGCTCACGTCGTTCTCGCGGACCTCAACCTTGAAGGTGCTCAGAAGGTAGCACAGGAAATTAACGATCAATATGGTGCCAATCGCGCATATGCATTGAAGATGGATGTAACCGATGAGGAAGCCGTGCAATCTGCGTATGCTGAAGTTGCCGTCCAATATGGCGGAGTGGATATCATCGTGAACAATGCGGGCCTTGCAACTTCAAGTCCTTTTGACGAAACATCCTTGAAGGAATGGAATCTGAACATGAATGTGCTGGGTACGGGATATTTCCTCGTGGCACGCGAAGCCTTCAAATTGATGAAACAGCAGGGGATTGGCGGCAGTATGGTTTTTATCGGGTCCAAAAACTCGGTTTATGCGGGTAAAAGCGCCTCCGCTTACAGCTCGGCCAAAGCGCTCGAAGCTCATCTGGCACGCTGTATCGCGGCAGAAGGCGGGGAATATGGTATTCGTGTAAATACCATTCTCCCGGATGCCATCCTGCAAGGTTCAGCGATCTGGAACGGTTCATGGAGAAATGAGCGTGCAGCGGCATATGGCATCGAACCGGATCAACTGGAAGAGTACTATCGCAAACGTACGACTTTGCTCGTCAATATTTATCCAAGAGACATTGCGGAAGGCATCGCATTCTTTGCCTCTTCCAAATCGGAAAAAACGACCGGCTGCATGATGACGATTGACGGCGGTGTGCCGGCAGCATTTACACGATAA
- the rhaA gene encoding L-rhamnose isomerase, with protein MENQVKQAYEAAKTLYAQHGIDTDEVLKKLAEIKVSVHCWQGDDVRGFLNKDGELTGGISVTGQYPGAATTPAELRADLEQAFSLIPGKHKVNLHAIYADTDEQVELDRIEPKHYENWVTWAKEQGLGLDFNPTCFSHEKSSDGFTLSHPDPEIRKFWIDHCKASRRIGAYFGEQLGQTCVTNVWVPDGFKDNPVDRMTPRKRLKDSLDEVFAEKLDPKHHLDAVESKLFGLGSEAYVVGSHEFYMGYGLQNGTLVCLDAGHFHPTEVISNKLSSLALFTSGILLHVSRPMRWDSDHVVIMDDELLEIARELVRHDLLPTTHIGLDFFDASINRVAAWVVGTRNTIKALLRAMLEPVDALKSAELAGDYTLRLALTEEFKSYPFGAIWDYYCAQQQVPVREQWIAEIKTYEQEVLFQRDKSFV; from the coding sequence ATGGAAAATCAAGTCAAGCAAGCATATGAAGCAGCCAAAACATTATATGCCCAGCATGGAATTGATACGGATGAAGTGTTGAAGAAGCTCGCGGAAATCAAAGTATCTGTTCATTGTTGGCAGGGGGATGATGTGAGAGGCTTTCTGAATAAAGATGGAGAACTCACGGGTGGGATTTCCGTTACAGGTCAATATCCCGGGGCTGCAACGACGCCTGCAGAGCTTCGGGCAGACTTGGAACAGGCATTTTCCCTAATTCCGGGGAAGCACAAGGTTAACTTGCATGCAATTTATGCGGACACAGACGAACAAGTCGAGCTGGACCGAATTGAGCCGAAGCATTATGAGAACTGGGTGACATGGGCAAAAGAGCAAGGGCTTGGCCTGGACTTTAATCCAACCTGTTTTTCTCATGAAAAATCAAGTGACGGATTCACGTTAAGTCATCCTGATCCGGAGATTCGCAAATTCTGGATCGATCATTGCAAAGCTTCCCGCCGCATTGGCGCTTACTTTGGAGAGCAGCTGGGTCAAACCTGTGTAACCAATGTATGGGTCCCGGACGGTTTCAAGGATAATCCGGTGGATCGCATGACACCGCGGAAACGGCTCAAGGATTCTCTGGATGAGGTATTTGCCGAGAAGCTTGATCCAAAGCATCATCTGGATGCAGTAGAGAGCAAACTGTTTGGCCTTGGTTCCGAAGCGTATGTTGTGGGCTCGCATGAATTCTACATGGGTTATGGACTGCAAAATGGTACTTTAGTATGCCTGGATGCAGGACATTTTCATCCAACGGAAGTCATATCCAACAAACTGTCTTCACTGGCTCTGTTCACAAGTGGCATTCTGCTGCATGTAAGCCGTCCAATGCGTTGGGACAGTGACCATGTTGTCATTATGGATGATGAGCTGCTGGAAATTGCCCGCGAACTGGTACGTCATGATCTGCTTCCAACGACACATATTGGACTCGATTTCTTTGATGCGAGCATCAACCGGGTTGCTGCATGGGTGGTTGGTACGCGCAACACGATTAAAGCACTGCTGCGTGCCATGTTGGAACCTGTAGATGCTCTGAAATCCGCTGAGCTGGCAGGGGATTATACGCTTCGCCTCGCATTGACAGAAGAGTTCAAGTCCTATCCATTTGGAGCGATCTGGGATTACTATTGTGCCCAGCAGCAAGTACCTGTACGTGAACAGTGGATTGCCGAGATCAAAACCTACGAGCAGGAAGTTTTATTTCAGCGCGATAAGTCATTTGTATAA